One Sphingomonas limnosediminicola DNA segment encodes these proteins:
- a CDS encoding LytTR family DNA-binding domain-containing protein produces the protein MPETNLRVLIADDEPLAAERLQLLLARSEGAQLVGTASDGDSAINLAEALHPDLLLLDIAMPGLDGIGVARALAMQSPSPAVVFVTAFDQFAVAAFEVEAVDYLMKPVDPFRLQRALDRARAYLQQRSAEPAPGKASQWLEEFWASDLSGLVRIASRDVDRVSAERDYMRLHVGRRSWLIHHSMAALEEGLNPELFVRLHRSAIVRKDFITGFSRNQSGRWIARLADGTEQPVGRLYSDRVRAIAGR, from the coding sequence ATGCCCGAGACTAACCTCCGCGTCCTCATTGCCGACGACGAGCCGCTCGCGGCCGAGCGGCTGCAGTTGCTGCTCGCTCGCTCGGAGGGCGCGCAACTTGTCGGCACGGCAAGCGATGGCGACAGCGCGATCAACCTCGCCGAGGCGCTTCACCCGGATCTGTTACTGCTCGACATAGCCATGCCCGGGCTCGACGGTATCGGCGTCGCGCGTGCGCTCGCGATGCAATCGCCCTCCCCCGCGGTCGTGTTCGTGACAGCGTTCGACCAGTTCGCCGTCGCCGCCTTCGAGGTCGAGGCGGTCGATTATCTCATGAAGCCCGTGGACCCGTTTCGGCTCCAGCGAGCGCTCGATCGTGCGCGTGCCTACCTCCAGCAGCGCAGCGCCGAGCCGGCACCCGGAAAGGCCTCGCAATGGCTTGAGGAGTTCTGGGCGTCCGACCTGTCCGGCCTGGTCCGCATCGCGTCGCGCGACGTCGACCGCGTGTCGGCCGAGCGCGATTACATGCGCCTGCACGTCGGCCGCCGGAGCTGGCTCATCCATCACTCGATGGCGGCACTCGAAGAGGGTCTGAACCCGGAGTTGTTCGTCCGGCTTCACCGCTCGGCCATCGTTCGCAAAGATTTCATCACCGGCTTCAGCCGCAACCAGTCCGGACGTTGGATCGCCCGCCTCGCCGATGGCACCGAGCAGCCGGTCGGCCGCCTCTATTCGGACCGTGTCAGGGCCATCGCCGGCAGATAA
- a CDS encoding sensor histidine kinase: MFMMPPPAVRTRFSDWPLAVKSILGFWLFYALTVVLRALLAPNALNAISDKLINIGLGIAITFFIYLAIAGIGQAQNIRRKTVIAAIASVVAAMAMAGGLSLFEGKISSKEEFRYQAREGFVVIEKNNKITIERNAQEPLVLTMPRMSEMGFRKRIRWIADSAIVWLFMFMAWSAFYIATQAHAEAMGVQRRLADAESAAQAAQVRALRYQVNPHFLFNTLNSLSSLVMTGRTDRAETMLLALSTFFRTSLSLDPSADVSLAEEIDLQRLYLDIEKARFPDRLTVEIDVPPELQHARMPALLLQPIVENAIKYGVSKSRKAVLIRIDARHLDNHRMVVEVSNRLKNGGKDDIPAATHEGTGVGLANVCQRLEARFGGHASCRFGPMSGGGFKVSLTMPVEMNARD; the protein is encoded by the coding sequence ATGTTCATGATGCCACCACCGGCGGTGCGGACGCGCTTCAGCGACTGGCCCCTCGCCGTCAAATCGATCCTCGGATTCTGGCTTTTCTACGCCCTGACGGTGGTACTTCGCGCATTGTTGGCGCCGAACGCGCTGAACGCGATTTCGGACAAGCTGATCAACATCGGCCTCGGCATCGCCATCACATTTTTCATCTACCTCGCGATCGCCGGCATCGGTCAGGCGCAGAACATCCGCCGCAAGACGGTTATCGCCGCCATCGCGTCGGTGGTCGCGGCGATGGCCATGGCAGGTGGATTGAGCCTTTTCGAAGGCAAGATCTCGTCGAAGGAAGAGTTTCGCTACCAAGCGCGCGAAGGCTTCGTGGTCATTGAGAAGAACAACAAAATCACGATCGAGCGCAACGCGCAGGAACCGCTCGTCCTCACAATGCCGCGCATGAGCGAAATGGGCTTCCGCAAGCGGATCCGCTGGATCGCCGACAGCGCCATCGTCTGGTTGTTCATGTTCATGGCGTGGAGCGCCTTTTACATCGCGACCCAGGCCCATGCCGAAGCGATGGGCGTCCAGCGTAGGTTGGCAGATGCCGAAAGTGCCGCCCAAGCCGCGCAGGTGCGCGCGCTCCGATATCAGGTGAACCCGCACTTCCTGTTCAACACGCTAAATTCGCTGTCGTCGCTCGTCATGACCGGGCGAACGGACCGGGCGGAAACCATGCTTCTCGCCCTTTCTACCTTTTTTCGCACCAGCCTCTCCCTCGACCCAAGCGCCGACGTCAGCCTCGCAGAAGAGATCGACCTCCAGCGTCTCTACCTCGACATCGAGAAAGCCCGTTTTCCAGATCGCCTGACGGTCGAGATCGACGTCCCACCCGAGCTTCAGCATGCGCGCATGCCTGCTCTGCTGCTTCAGCCGATCGTCGAGAATGCGATCAAATACGGCGTATCGAAGAGCCGCAAGGCCGTTCTCATCCGCATCGATGCGCGCCACCTCGACAATCACCGCATGGTGGTCGAGGTCAGCAACCGGCTGAAGAACGGCGGCAAGGACGATATTCCTGCCGCCACGCACGAAGGCACCGGTGTCGGCCTCGCTAACGTCTGCCAGCGCCTAGAAGCGCGGTTCGGTGGCCACGCCAGCTGCCGCTTCGGACCGATGAGCGGCGGCGGGTTCAAGGTTTCGCTCACCATGCCGGTGGAAATGAATGCCCGAGACTAA
- a CDS encoding hexameric tyrosine-coordinated heme protein has product MFSLTQGSRQMVQVPDKPLVPDNSLITASPEDGRALAIMLSRHSIHAMQRELEVLTNGRAQYSHDPYGLIAASHVIAVEFATIAAANNYWRVEPVA; this is encoded by the coding sequence GTGTTCTCGCTCACCCAAGGGAGCCGTCAAATGGTCCAGGTGCCGGACAAGCCACTCGTGCCCGACAACTCATTGATCACCGCCAGCCCCGAAGACGGACGAGCTTTAGCGATCATGCTTTCCCGACACTCGATCCACGCTATGCAGCGCGAGCTTGAGGTGCTTACCAATGGGCGTGCTCAATATTCTCATGATCCGTACGGACTTATCGCCGCGAGCCACGTCATCGCCGTCGAGTTCGCAACCATAGCCGCCGCGAATAACTATTGGCGGGTTGAGCCAGTCGCCTAA
- a CDS encoding 5' nucleotidase, NT5C type, whose product MPEPRLFLDLDGVLADFDEGARRLLGMSLRAYEAKHGGGSFWKRLASAKNFYGALGEMPDAQILFDGVKHLKPTILTGLPIGRWAAPQKIEWAAEHFPGVPIITCMARDKHKHMHPGDVLVDDRENHRATYEATGVTFVHHQNAEDSLRQLANIFPSVKAPERLA is encoded by the coding sequence ATGCCCGAGCCGCGCCTGTTCCTGGACCTGGATGGTGTCCTCGCCGACTTCGACGAGGGTGCGAGGCGTCTGCTCGGCATGTCGCTGCGCGCCTATGAGGCAAAGCATGGCGGGGGCAGCTTCTGGAAACGGCTGGCGAGTGCTAAGAACTTCTATGGCGCGCTGGGGGAGATGCCCGACGCGCAGATCCTGTTCGACGGTGTTAAGCACCTGAAGCCGACGATCCTGACCGGCCTGCCGATCGGCAGATGGGCAGCGCCGCAGAAGATCGAATGGGCGGCCGAGCACTTTCCAGGCGTGCCGATCATCACTTGTATGGCGCGCGACAAGCATAAGCACATGCATCCCGGCGACGTGCTGGTCGACGACCGCGAAAACCATCGCGCAACCTATGAAGCGACCGGCGTGACGTTCGTGCATCACCAGAATGCCGAGGACAGCCTGCGGCAGCTGGCGAACATATTTCCGTCGGTGAAGGCGCCTGAGCGCCTCGCTTAA
- a CDS encoding DUF6894 family protein translates to MPTFHFNVHGDQSPAEGVELASVADAKNTAARYVARLLTDQAPSFWEAGHIGLSVSDETGLTLFTIEILGTDAPAIRVEVPHPQ, encoded by the coding sequence GTGCCGACCTTCCACTTCAACGTCCACGGGGATCAGTCGCCTGCCGAAGGCGTCGAGCTGGCGTCGGTCGCGGACGCCAAGAATACGGCCGCTCGCTACGTCGCACGCTTGCTGACGGATCAGGCCCCGAGCTTCTGGGAGGCTGGACATATCGGGCTATCGGTTTCCGACGAGACCGGCCTGACGCTCTTCACAATCGAAATTCTCGGCACTGACGCGCCGGCAATCCGCGTCGAGGTGCCCCACCCGCAGTAG
- a CDS encoding PilZ domain-containing protein, with product MARSLSLTSFVMEHRLPWAEGSSPAPANAGRFDQAAIIDSGHRSACSSILSVSSLGAILSGGTAFQKGEQLAIELVTGQRPAATVDWVRGDEAGVRFKQPIDVLALINRTLINQPAERRTMPRVEMRCGVRLKWGLTVCDAVLRNISARGMQLEAEGLPAKGTYVSIQIDGLIIPAGEVMWRKDNLAGIQLMGELGWSSLMPWIRKTCGGGGGDDAA from the coding sequence ATGGCTAGATCCTTGTCGCTAACCAGCTTCGTCATGGAGCATCGCCTGCCCTGGGCCGAGGGGAGCTCGCCGGCGCCCGCGAATGCTGGGCGGTTCGACCAGGCCGCCATAATCGATAGCGGACATCGGAGCGCTTGCAGCAGCATCCTTAGCGTCTCGTCGCTCGGTGCGATCCTGAGCGGTGGGACCGCCTTCCAAAAAGGTGAGCAACTGGCGATCGAGCTTGTAACGGGGCAGCGTCCCGCGGCGACGGTAGACTGGGTTCGCGGCGACGAGGCCGGTGTGCGGTTCAAGCAGCCGATCGACGTGCTCGCGCTCATCAACCGGACGCTCATCAATCAACCAGCCGAACGGCGCACGATGCCGCGAGTCGAGATGCGCTGCGGCGTTCGCCTGAAGTGGGGCCTCACCGTCTGCGACGCGGTTCTGCGCAACATCTCGGCACGTGGAATGCAGCTGGAGGCCGAAGGCTTGCCGGCAAAAGGTACCTACGTATCCATTCAGATCGACGGCCTCATCATACCCGCCGGCGAGGTCATGTGGCGGAAGGACAATCTGGCCGGCATTCAGCTGATGGGCGAGTTGGGTTGGTCATCGCTGATGCCTTGGATTCGGAAGACATGCGGCGGCGGCGGCGGCGACGACGCAGCCTAG
- a CDS encoding UDP-N-acetylmuramate--L-alanine ligase yields MIDSPVFFSGIGGSGMLPLASIVRAGGTRVAGSDRSLDAGRTPHKFDYLRSLGIQLFPQDGTGLQEGMTLVTSAAVEPTVPDVVRAKELGLEHLTRPEFLAQLLNDAYHSVAVGGTSGKSTVTGMIGWILHAGHRQPTVMNGAVMKNFVTPDAPFASALVGDPELFVSEVDESDGSIALYRPEIAVLTNVSLDHKEMEELRRLFAGFLLSARKAVLNLDDPETRALAEAVPEKTVSYGFDAPRADFRGRDLQLLPNGLTFVLHAEGEKFDVRLSVPGRHNASNALAAIAASRALGVRIEDAVNAIGRFEGLKRRLETVGEAGGVTVIDDFAHNPDKIDATLATLRAQPGRLLIMFQPHGYGPLTKMGEELATSLAKGMAEGDQLYLPDPVYQGGTVEKARGSDWLVEQVSSRGRAAKHIAERARIGDALVEEAKTSDRILVMGARDDTLIDFANDLVERLARRN; encoded by the coding sequence ATGATCGATTCACCCGTCTTTTTCAGCGGTATCGGCGGCAGCGGCATGCTTCCGCTCGCCAGCATCGTCCGGGCCGGCGGCACGCGCGTTGCCGGGTCCGACCGCTCGCTCGATGCTGGCCGCACGCCACACAAGTTCGACTATCTCCGCTCGCTCGGCATCCAGCTGTTTCCTCAGGACGGAACGGGACTTCAGGAAGGCATGACGCTGGTCACCTCCGCGGCCGTCGAGCCGACGGTGCCCGATGTCGTCCGGGCGAAGGAGCTCGGCCTTGAGCACCTCACTCGGCCGGAGTTCCTCGCGCAGCTGCTCAACGACGCATACCACAGCGTCGCCGTTGGCGGCACCAGCGGCAAGTCGACGGTGACGGGCATGATCGGCTGGATCCTCCATGCGGGGCACCGCCAGCCGACGGTGATGAACGGCGCGGTGATGAAGAATTTCGTCACGCCCGACGCGCCCTTCGCGAGCGCCCTAGTTGGCGATCCTGAACTGTTCGTCAGCGAGGTCGACGAGAGCGACGGGTCGATAGCGCTCTACCGGCCGGAGATTGCGGTGCTGACCAACGTCAGCCTCGACCACAAGGAGATGGAGGAGCTTCGGCGCCTGTTCGCCGGCTTCCTGCTTTCGGCGCGCAAGGCGGTGCTCAACCTCGACGACCCGGAAACACGCGCGCTTGCGGAAGCGGTGCCGGAGAAGACTGTCAGCTACGGCTTCGATGCGCCGCGCGCCGACTTCCGCGGTCGCGACCTGCAGCTGCTGCCGAACGGATTGACATTCGTGCTTCATGCCGAGGGCGAGAAGTTTGACGTGCGGCTGTCGGTCCCCGGCCGCCACAACGCGTCGAACGCGCTTGCCGCAATCGCCGCCAGCCGCGCGCTCGGCGTGCGGATCGAGGATGCGGTGAACGCCATCGGCCGCTTTGAAGGCTTGAAGCGGCGGCTGGAGACTGTCGGCGAAGCTGGCGGCGTAACCGTCATCGACGACTTCGCGCACAACCCGGACAAGATCGACGCAACGCTCGCCACGCTCCGCGCGCAGCCCGGGCGGCTGCTGATCATGTTTCAGCCGCACGGCTATGGTCCGCTGACCAAGATGGGCGAAGAACTGGCGACCAGCCTCGCGAAAGGGATGGCCGAGGGCGACCAGCTCTACCTGCCCGACCCGGTGTACCAAGGCGGCACCGTTGAGAAGGCGCGCGGCTCCGACTGGCTCGTGGAGCAGGTCTCGTCGCGCGGGCGCGCCGCCAAGCACATCGCCGAACGCGCAAGAATCGGCGACGCGCTCGTCGAGGAAGCAAAGACGAGCGATCGCATCTTGGTCATGGGCGCGCGCGACGACACGTTGATCGACTTCGCGAACGATCTGGTCGAGCGCCTCGCGCGGCGGAACTGA
- a CDS encoding aKG-HExxH-type peptide beta-hydroxylase — MRERLGETLEYVFQEVGVDLKMTAPAARAVVEHILSTPQSPHVFGAYYDLVFALERNDLELAHTLAKELSQRAPADSVAIISIDELSALQQDRYRRLLMSGMDYAVAPGAELMQAYREQLSEAMSLLEVGFPEMAAEVRALLREIVVAAGPEDPKALTFDGASSYMMWGAILLNARGQKSVLDSAQALAHESGHNLLFGFSASGPLVENADDELFSSPLRADSRPMDGVFHATYVVARMHQTLSRLLGSGVLDEEQTSSARADLATHRRNFELGDRVVRDGAKLTEVGVSAIEAAREYMLSVA, encoded by the coding sequence ATGCGCGAGCGACTAGGCGAGACCCTGGAGTACGTATTCCAGGAAGTGGGCGTCGACTTAAAGATGACGGCACCTGCGGCGCGCGCAGTGGTCGAGCATATTCTGTCCACGCCCCAGTCGCCCCACGTTTTTGGCGCCTATTACGACCTAGTCTTCGCTCTTGAACGCAATGACCTTGAACTAGCGCACACTCTTGCCAAAGAGCTGTCGCAGCGAGCCCCAGCAGACAGCGTCGCCATTATCTCGATTGATGAATTGTCTGCTCTTCAGCAGGATCGATACCGACGCCTGCTTATGTCCGGCATGGATTATGCCGTGGCGCCCGGTGCGGAGCTGATGCAAGCCTATCGCGAGCAGTTAAGCGAGGCGATGAGCCTGCTCGAAGTTGGGTTCCCGGAGATGGCTGCAGAAGTCCGCGCATTGCTCCGCGAAATTGTAGTCGCGGCTGGCCCAGAAGATCCAAAGGCACTCACGTTCGACGGGGCCTCTTCCTACATGATGTGGGGCGCGATCCTGTTGAACGCACGCGGGCAGAAGAGTGTTCTCGACTCAGCGCAGGCGCTTGCTCACGAGAGCGGACACAATTTGCTATTCGGCTTCTCGGCTTCCGGCCCCCTAGTCGAAAATGCCGATGACGAGCTCTTTAGTTCGCCTTTGCGGGCAGATTCCCGACCTATGGATGGAGTTTTTCACGCGACCTACGTCGTCGCCAGAATGCATCAAACGCTTAGCCGTCTGCTTGGTTCTGGGGTGCTAGATGAGGAGCAGACATCTAGCGCGCGAGCCGATTTAGCCACGCACCGTAGGAACTTTGAACTCGGAGACCGAGTCGTGCGGGACGGCGCGAAACTCACCGAGGTAGGCGTATCCGCGATCGAAGCGGCTCGGGAATATATGCTATCCGTCGCGTGA
- a CDS encoding M14 family metallopeptidase → MATLTNVPTTRLTIRDSLPDGLLSCRARDLHLILDGPTLIELPGKTEPPLFVSTLLHGNEDSGLGGVQRVLRSYSDALLPRSLMLLIGNVQAARQGMRRLDGQPDYNRIWPGAPSDGQTFERQIMAEVHARAVNRRAFAAIDLHNNTGRNPHYAVVCDLDPHTLGLAVLFARRAVRFRGIPGTSTASFAGVIPAATAECGLPHQEANEKAAAKFLDAVLNLDELPEGPGDRSAFDLYHSLGVVRLRKEVSFLFGADKADICFDPGIDAHNFEDLLPGTILGATVHPMPLRMIDEAGRDVAEEYFEVSGGRLRLRKKVVPAMLTTDPRIVRQDCLCYLMERL, encoded by the coding sequence ATGGCCACTCTGACGAACGTGCCAACGACGCGTCTTACCATCCGCGATTCGCTACCGGATGGCCTTCTCAGCTGCAGAGCGCGTGATCTTCATCTGATATTGGACGGCCCAACGCTTATCGAGCTGCCGGGGAAGACCGAGCCGCCCCTGTTCGTTTCCACCCTTCTTCATGGCAATGAGGATTCTGGCTTAGGCGGAGTGCAGCGCGTGCTGCGCAGCTATTCGGATGCGCTGTTGCCGCGGTCGTTGATGTTGCTGATCGGCAATGTTCAGGCGGCGCGCCAGGGAATGCGACGTTTGGACGGGCAACCCGACTATAACCGCATCTGGCCCGGTGCACCGAGCGATGGTCAAACTTTCGAGCGGCAGATCATGGCGGAAGTGCATGCGCGGGCAGTGAACCGGCGCGCCTTCGCGGCCATTGACCTGCACAACAATACCGGTCGCAATCCGCATTATGCAGTCGTCTGCGACCTCGATCCACACACTCTCGGACTTGCCGTCTTGTTCGCGCGCCGTGCCGTCCGCTTCCGCGGCATCCCGGGAACCTCCACGGCCTCATTCGCCGGCGTCATTCCCGCCGCCACCGCCGAGTGCGGGCTCCCGCACCAAGAGGCCAACGAAAAAGCTGCAGCGAAATTCCTAGATGCCGTGCTCAATCTTGATGAATTGCCGGAAGGTCCGGGCGACCGCTCGGCGTTCGACCTGTACCACTCACTTGGCGTTGTGCGTTTGAGAAAGGAAGTGAGCTTCCTATTCGGCGCAGACAAAGCCGACATTTGCTTCGATCCCGGGATCGACGCGCATAATTTCGAAGACTTGCTGCCAGGAACCATCTTGGGCGCGACGGTTCATCCCATGCCGCTCAGAATGATCGACGAAGCCGGGCGCGACGTCGCGGAGGAATATTTCGAAGTCAGCGGAGGTAGACTGAGGCTGCGCAAGAAAGTCGTGCCGGCGATGCTCACCACAGACCCGCGCATCGTCAGGCAGGATTGCCTTTGTTACCTGATGGAACGTCTCTGA
- a CDS encoding FxDxF family PEP-CTERM protein: MIALATAAAVALSPTAANATNVVLTPNTTFGFPPGEFAYFFTSGGISGPIDATFGHQGIPGVSSVAGTAFTDMFNFIINDNGVGSGSVTTSVSLQGKNGATDTDLLSVFINGILATHTVDNGLTDQWSVTDVPIYFGVVNNITINGISRGQGHYAGTAEFTPVAAVPEPATWAMMLLGFGVVGFSMRRKRKTVLIRQFA; the protein is encoded by the coding sequence ATGATTGCCCTCGCGACAGCAGCAGCTGTCGCTCTTTCTCCAACAGCAGCCAATGCGACGAATGTCGTGCTGACTCCGAACACGACTTTCGGGTTTCCTCCTGGCGAGTTCGCCTATTTTTTCACGAGCGGCGGTATTTCGGGGCCGATCGATGCTACATTTGGACATCAGGGCATTCCGGGCGTCTCGAGCGTGGCAGGAACTGCTTTCACCGACATGTTTAACTTCATCATCAACGACAACGGCGTTGGAAGTGGTTCCGTCACGACGTCAGTTTCGTTGCAGGGTAAGAACGGCGCGACCGATACCGATCTTTTGTCGGTATTCATTAACGGCATCCTTGCAACGCATACCGTCGACAACGGCCTGACTGATCAGTGGTCCGTCACCGACGTGCCCATCTATTTTGGTGTCGTGAATAACATCACAATCAACGGAATCTCGCGCGGCCAGGGCCATTATGCGGGAACGGCTGAGTTCACGCCGGTGGCTGCGGTCCCGGAGCCCGCGACCTGGGCAATGATGCTTCTGGGCTTCGGTGTCGTTGGGTTCAGCATGCGTCGCAAGCGCAAGACGGTGCTGATCAGGCAATTCGCGTAA